A segment of the Candidatus Sumerlaea chitinivorans genome:
GCACCGTCTGAATTCTCAGGTCAGGTCCCTCGGTTTTGTTCTCATTCCCTGACCCTTTTGCTGGCGGCGCAACAAATTCGAGTTCGTGAAGCAACGCGATCGTGCCGTCGTCCTCAGCAGCAATTCTTGCGAGCTCGTCGTCCTCGCGAGAATTCGCTCTCTCCAGCTGCGAGACAGCTTCGGCCGTTGGACTGCTCTCTGCTTCTGCAGGGAGCACATTTTTCTGTTCCGAAGGGAGTGGCGAAGGTGTCGAAGTCCCGTTCGTGTTGTGGTTAAGTGCTGGCGAAGAGGAGGACTCGACAATGATCTCCCTGGTCGGCTCAGCGTTGTCTTGGCTTAGCGGAGGAGCAGTCGCACTACTTTCAGTGTCTTCGCCCTGCGCTGGATGCAGCGTATTCTCTTGCGTGGTTGTATCCTCAGGATTCGGCGTTGTCGTCATGTCGCGGCTCGGAAAACTCATATTCAATTTGCTCAGGTCCCCGAAGGATTCGAATCGTGTCAAAAGGGTTTTCTTGCACGATGCGAATGCGGCGCAATCGCGTAAGCTCCAACACCGCCATAAATGTGGTGATAATTTCCAGTTTGTTCAGACATCTTCCGAACAACTTTGTGAGATCAATTTCTGACTCTCGTCTCAGCAAGTCCTCAATGTATTGAATTTTCTCTTCGACGGTGAACTGCTCGACCAAATCTGGGCGATAGGGCTGCACATCCACATAGCGCAAGACGCGAGCGAATGCACGGTAAAGAAGCGAGACGTCTAAGGAGAGTTCTTTCGTTCGTTCCGGCACAACCTCTACGGAGGCGATTCGATACAAAACTCGCGCGGCAGCTTCTTCTCGTTCGCGCAGAGCGGCAGCGGCTTCCTTATACTTTCGGTACTCTACCAGTTGGCGCATGAGTTCGCGCGCACTCATGATAGCTCCCAGTTCTTCCTCCTGCTCTTCCGGTTCAGGAGGAGCGGGCAGAAGAGTGCGCGCCTTCAGGTGAATCAGAGTCGCGGCCATGACCAAAAACTCACCCGCAACCTCAAGATCCAGCTCTTGCATGACGTGGAGATAGTCTAAGTACTGGCGCGTGATTTCCGCGATAGGAATGTCATAGATATCCATCTCGTTAATCTTCACGAGATGAAGCAACAGATCGAAGGGCCCCTCAAAAACTGGTAGTTTGATCGTATAAGCCATACCCCTACATCTGCACCCACGACAGCAAGAATTGGATTGGCACCATATAGGCCGAGGCCAGCAGGGCGCGCACGGGCGGAACAAGGATTGCTACCCACAGAATCAGAAAGCCGTATTGATGCAAGAACATCCAGAGGCCCCAAAGTCGCTCATTTCCCCGAATCAGAAAATGATAGACAATATGGCTACCATCCAGAGGTGGGATGGGGAGAAGATTGAACATACCCAGCACAACGTTGAGGACAATAAATGTCTGCACCAGAGTCACAAGAATGGATAGGAAACTCTCAGGCAGGCTACTGAGCAAGTTTGCATGGACCGCAAGCTTTAGGACGCCAGCAAAAAGAATCGCGAGAAAAAAGTTCGAGAGGGGGCCGGACAAAGCGACCCATACGGTCCATATGGGACGTCGAAAATGAAGCTCGTTCACGGGCACGGGTTTTGCCCAGCCGATCATGGGTACACCTGAAAACAGCGCCAATAAGGGGAGAACTACTGTGCCAATGGGGTCAATGTGAGCGATAGGATTCAGCGTCAATCTCCCTCGATAAGCTGCGGTCATATCGCCTGCTGCTCTGGCAGTCAACGCATGCGCAAATTCATGCACGGTCAGGGAGAACAGGAACACCGGAATATATAACAGTAGTTCGGGACTAAACCTAAAATCCACGTTTTCGGTCCTTGGGCAAAATCTTCCCCTTCGTAAAGCCGCTGTGTTTTCTACTATTTATGCCCTTCTGAATTCGTCCGATAACGTATGCCACTTGGAGGACAGCCCGCACGGATCAGCGCAATCGAGCCATGAGTGAAATACGGATGTGAACCGTGGTAAAGGGCGCGGGGCCGGAAGCCGGGAAGGGACTCACACCTCACACGTCGCAATGAGCTGCACCAAGTTTCGGTTGCAAGGTCTAAGTCGGGGGAGACTCGATAAATCCGCAAAACAAGGACCTGTTTGCGAACAGTTTCATGGATCACCGCCCCCACCCACACCGCACACTCGCCAAGCCGAAAATCCGATTTCCAAAGGCGCAGTACCTCGCGCGATGATGTAGTCTCGCGGCTCAGAGTGTGATCCGCCGGACGCATAAACACGAAGCATGGCAAAATGGGACGCGTGGCTTCGCGAGTAAAAAACGCGTTCGGCGCGACTTCACGCCATCCGGAGTCTTGCAGATCGTCGAGGATTTCCGTCGGAGAGCCAAGAAGAAGGATATTGATGGGGATGCTGGGTTCCCCAGTAATTCGTCGAGCCTCTCTAGGAAGATGAGGAAGAAGTGACTCAAGTGTTAAAAATTCTTGCTTGGGCTTGCGGTCAAAAGTGTCTGGGGGGACCTTCGCCAGAGAGGGGGTAGTGTACATCCCGCCGACGACAAGCAACCCGTATAGACCCGCGACCAACCAATCTGCCCGGCGATCCGTATCTTCCGGCGTAAATAGGTTCTGCGACAACGTCCAAGCAACCACGAATGCTCCCAGTCCAAGGCATGCCCCAGCCAAAAGATCGCTTGGATAATGGACGGCGAGATAAACCCGAGTAAACGCAATGAGTGGAATAGTCCCAAAACCCACAAAGGCCAAAACAAGCTTCAGGAGGGGCGAGCCACGATACCGCCATGCCCACGTGGTAGCTGCACAAAAAAAGGCTGTTGCCCCAGCGACGTGGCTACTGGGGAAACTGAACGCTGTGCCTACCTCAATGAGAGTTCCTTCTGGGCGGAAACGAGCTACGAGGATCTTGAAAAATTCGCTTGTACCCAGTGCGAAGGTGACGGACGCCGCCAATAAGAACGCACTGCTACGCTGTCGCCGAAGCCATGCCCCAATAGCACCTAAAAGTGCCACAAGTAAGAGGAGCCTGCCAGAGCCTAACCCAGTAATAAACAGATTAAGTTGCAGAGTAGCTGGTCGGCGCAGTTGCTCCAACAAAGCAACGGACGCTTGGTCAAAATGACGTAGCGAACTTGAGTGATGAATCGCATGCGCCAAAAGTGCGAATCCTGCAAGCAGAGCAATGGACAAAGCCCAACCAACCGTAGCTTGGAGTCCCCATTTGCCACTGAGACACATCCGCTTTTCCACATAGCGGAAAAGTCCGGGATGACGTTGTGCTAATCGCGCGTAGGATGGGCTCTCGACAATTCGCGTTCCCACGCGGGCAAGCCAAGAAGCGAAAGTTCCGCGGAATCGCCAGAGTGTCTGGACCAACCAGCCGGTGAGGAGAGCACTGACGAAACCGGTAAACACCAAAAGTGAGAAACCGCCTAAGTAATTCGCTGCCTCCTGCCAGCTTGCTCCAAGGAGAAAACCGGCGCCAAGGTGCACGATTGTCCACAGGAGACATGCAAAGACCATCCACCCCAGGAAGCGTCCCACAGGATAATGCGTAGCGCCCGCAAGAAAGGAAGCGATGGGGCGTAAGACGCCTGAAAACTGTGCTGGAACAAAAAAGATGCCCCCACGCCGCGCAAACTGGCGTTCCACCTTCTCGAGGAAGGACTTCTTTAAAATCCGCGCGTCCTCACTGAAAAGGCCGCGGCCTTTATGTCTCCCAATCAGGTAGTTTGTGTACTCGCCAAGAAAGTGCGCAGTGAAAACGAGCGCAAACATCTCCACGAAGTCGAACACCTGAAGATAACAAAGAAACCCTGCAAAGGCAAGTACCAGCGAGCCCGGGAGAAAGTGCCCGATAACTAAGAGCGTCTCAAGATAGGTCAGAAGGAACAGAAAAAAATATGCCCATGCCCCAAGCGAGGCAAGATGGGCCAAAACCGATTCAAGAAATTGCTCCATTCTTAGGAGGAGTACAACTCGTACTCAGAAATGTATTGCAGAACTCGGCGAGGGACCCACTTCGAAACATCTTGTTTTTGCGCCAATGCAGCCCGGACCGCACTACTGCTGACGGCGGGTAAGACTCCTTCGGGAGTCGTGCCGTTAGATTCTACTTTTACCCCAACGCGCGGGATCACTAAAAACTCAATTTCTCTTCGAAGGGCGTCGTGATCTTTCCATTCGTCCAGTTCATCTAAAATGTCGCTACCCACAATCAGGGAAAACTGGCTTTCCGGATATTGGGCCTTAAGTTGTCGGATGGTATCGATTGTGTAGCTGGGTCCTTCATGCTCGCCCTCGATTGGCAGAACCCACACTTTATCTCCAAGATGCTCGAAGGCGATCTTTGCCATTTTCACGCGGTGCTTAAAGTCAGCCATCGCCTTGCCGAAAGGATGTTGGTACGTTGGAATGACAAACACATGATCTAAAGGCCAAACAAGAAGTGCGTAATGAACAGCCAGCACGTGGGAGACATGCGGAGGGTCAAAACTACCACCGAAGATTCCGATGTGCCGCGGAATCCGATAGGCTTCTGATGGAACACCACTCATTTTTCCCGTCCTGCGAGGTATTCGGTGATTTCTTCCAAACTGGCGCGGAGTCGCTCGGGGAGCTCCTTCAGGCACGCAAGAGCATTATCCTTAAGTTCCAGACAAATTCGCTCTGCCTCTTTCAAAGCCCCGCATTTTGCAAAAATCTGCAATGCTTGCTGAACATCCTCGTCCGTGGTCGCTTCGCGAGGCCGATCAAGGATCTGTAAGAGGGCTTGTTGGTCTGCTGATGAAGCGTGTTCGAACGTGTATGCCACAAGGAAGCTACGTTTACCTTCGCGGATGTCCGAGCCAATCACGTCGCGGCCTTTGCCCACGGTTAAATCAATCAAGTCATCACGGATTTGGAACATTGGGCCGATGAATAGACCATATCGGCTCAACGCTTCTTCGATCTCTTGGGACGCATCTGCCACAATGGCCCCAGCAATTAGAGGTGCAGCTAAATAGTAACCGGTCTTCTCCTTCACAATGCGCATATATTGCTGAATGGTGATTTTGCCGCTCCGCGCGTTCATGTCGAGGGCTTGACCGCGGTGCGTGTGGTCGAGGGTGGCTGCCATGAGCGTGAAGAAACGCACGACTTTTTCCGTGGGCATCTTCCCGTATCCCAGCAGCAATGCCGCGAAGATCTTCGTGAAGAGGTAGTCGCCGATATTGATGGCGTGGGGGATTCCATATTTGCGCCACACGGAGAGGCGACCTCTGCGAAACTCGTCGCCGTCCTCAATATCATCGTGCACAAGGCAGAAATTGTGCATCAATTCAATTGCAGCCGCAAATGGCATTGCGTGATGCAAGTTCCCGCCGAGACAGTGGGTAACGAGCAGACAGAGCAGAGGCCGAATACGTTTCCCCTGATTCACAGCCTCTTCGTCGAGGCCAAGTGCGTATGCCAACGCATCATCGAGGTTGGGAATGGGATCTTCGTTGGGACGAATTAGGTGGCGCAGCACGTGGTCCACCTCTCGGCAGACCTCGTTCAAGAACAATTCGAGTTCTGATGAAAGTTTCTTTGCGACCATTTCTCTTGTATCGGAATACCAAGAAACCCCGAATTGAAGAAAAAACCATGACCTCCGACGACAAAATTCCATCACCAGACTCGCAGGCGATTCGCCTGCAAAAATATCTTGCCCAGTGCGGATTTGGTTCGCGACGCCGTTGCGAGTCGCTCATCGCAGAGGGGCGAGTTCAAGTGAATGGACAGGTCGTGACGACCTTAGGCTCGAAGGTCATTCCGGGGCGGGATCACGTGGTGGTGGGTGGGCAGCGGGTCGCTTTGCCGCCAAAAAAGGTCTACTACGCTTTCCACAAGCCTCGCGGCTACGTCACAACTGCCCGTGACGAACTCGGTCGCCAAACGATTTATGACTTGCTTCGCTCGTTGCCGACCAAGGTGTTCCCAGTAGGCCGACTGGATAAGGATTCTGAGGGGCTTTTGCTTCTTACCAATGACGGCGAGCTTGCCCATCGGCTCATGCACCCTAGGCATGGTGTTGAAAAGGAATATAGAGTCGAGGTGCGTGGAGAGGTCACTCCGGCCTCCTGCGAGCGCATGTGCTTAGGGGTTGAGAAAGACGGCATAACCTACAAAGCAGCCCAAGCGAAGATCCTTAAAAGGGCGCGCGAGACCACGTTGCTGCGCATTGTTCTCACCGAAGGAAAGAAACGTCACATTCGTCGCATGTGCGAAGGGCTAGGCTACCGTGTCGTGCGCTTGATACGCGTGCGCGAAGGCCCAATCAAATTGGGTGATCTACAGCCAGGCAAAGTGCGTCCCCTTACACCAAAAGAAATAGAGGCACTCTACGCGGAGACGGCTTGAGACCGCCTTTCGGCTGACGGCGAAAGACCAAAGCTTGTCAGTACGTGGTGGGCTCATCTAACGAGTGAACTACAAATAAAGGCCAGGTGTCGGGTAGCGCTGTCGCGAAGAACGCCGGTTGTTGAGGAATTAATAACCAGAGCGACTATCTTTGCTTCCCTTCACGATCGCCACGCTGGCACTTGCGCCAATGCGCGAAGCGCCGCTTTGGATCATTTCTTGAGCTGTGGAGCAATCGCGGATTCCACCCGAAGCTTTGACGCCCATGTCTTCGCCGACGATCCGGCGCATCAGTGCCACGTCTTCTGCTGTGGCTCCTCCATGCCCAAATCCGGTGGATGTCTTTACAAAATCAGCCCCCGCCGCCTTTGCCAGAACGCATGCAGCGATTTTCTGATCATTGTTGAGCAGCCCAGTCTCAAGAATCACTTTGACCACATGGCCTGCCGCTGCTTTCACTACCGCCCGGATGTCGTCGTACACGTACGCATAATTGCCAGACTGAAGCTTGCCGACATTGATCACCATGTCGATTTCATCCGCTCCATGGCCAATGGCGTCCCGAGTTTCAAATGCTTTAGCGTCGGTGCTCATGGCGCCGAGCGGAAATCCCACAACTGCACAAACGCGAACCCCTGTCCCCGATAACAGGCGCGCACACAGTTCGACATACGAAGTATTCACGCATACCGACGCGAACTTGTACTGAATCGCCTCGTGGCAGAGTTTCTCAATTTCCTTCTCGGTTGCGTTCGGTTTCAGGAGCGTATGGTCGATGAACTGCGCCAGATTTTCGCACTGCAGACCTTTCACGCTCGTGCACACCACCCGGCTTGCGCCTTGCTCCAGCATCTCTTTGCTCATGCGCGTGCGTGCCTCTGTGCAGTCCGGGCACTCGCACGTTTGAGCGTCGTGTGGTTGCGAGACGACGGCTTGGACACTTGGAGTGGTGCTTGCGGGCGCATTCAGTATAGCGGTGACTCGGCGCACCACTTCTTCCACAATTAGGCTCAATTCTTCCGAACGCAGATCAGCCATTTCCCTTACTCGCTCCGCGTAATCATCCTATGCGCTACTACTTAGCTACTCTGGCTTCATGAGTGGAAACAGAATAACGTCGCGAATCGAAGGAGAATTTGTCAACAACATCACGAGCCGGTCAATGCCAATTCCCAAACCGCTTGCCGGAGGCATGCCATGCTCCAGAGCCCGAATGTAATCCTCGTCCATCCGGTGAGCTTCTTCGTCTCCGCGCTCACGGGCAAGCATCTGTTCCCGGAAACGCTCGTATTGCTCTTTGGGGTCGTTCAGCTCCGAGTACCCATTCGCGACTTCCATGCCGCAAATGAAGAGCTCAAACCTCTCGGCAACGTTTGGATCAGTGGGTTTGGCTTTTGCCAACGGGCTCGTGGCTTTCGGAAACTCCGTGATGAATACAGGCGCAATCAACTTGGGTTCCACTAAGTGCTCAAACATTTCCACGATCAACTGGGGAGTGGACCCACTTACTTCAGGCATGAAGAAGGGCCGAATTTTCTGAAGCGTCACCTCAGGTGGATCCGCCCACGAGAGCTCTAAGTCCCCTGCTCCGTCCACATAGGTTCGGATGGCATCCAAATAGGTGATCCGAGGAAATGGCGGCCCAAGGTCAAATTCATGCTCGCCAAAAACGAAGCGCGTGGTGCCAAATACCTGCTTCGCGACCTCGCGGATTGTCTCCTCCGTTAGCTGCATGGTATCGCGGTAATCCCAGTACGCGGTATAGAGTTCGAGCATTGTGAACTCAGGATTGTGCCGCGTCGAAATGCCTTCGTTCCGGAAATTTCGATTCAGCTCAAAGATCCTCTCGAACCCGCCCACCATCAACCGCTTCAGGTAAAGCTCGGGGGCGATGCGTAAGTATAGATCGATGTCCAAAGCATTGTGATGTGTCTTGAAAGGTCGAGCATTGGCCCCGCCGTAAATTGGCTGCATCATGGGGGTTTCGACCTCAAGGTAACCCCGCCCCATCAGGTAGTTACGCATCGCCGCAACAATTTGGCTCCGCTTTACGAAACACTCGTGAACTTCCTCGTTCACGATCAAATCCACGTAGCGGCGGCGATACCGGAGTTCTTGATCCTTGAGACCATGCCATTTCTCTGGAAGAGGGCGAACAGACTTCGTCAGGATCTGAAAGTCATGCGCGAGAACTGTGAGCTCTCCGGTTCTTGTGACAAAAACCTCCCCTTCGACTCCTACGATGTCGCCCAGATCCGTGTAGTGCTTGAGGACGTGAAATGCAAGCTCGGGCACCACGTCCTTCTTCACGTAACACTGGATTTGTCCGGTTTCATCGCGAAGGTGAAAAAAAGCAGCCTTGCCCATCATGCGAAGCGTCATGATGCGGCCAGCCACCCGCACGCGGCATTTCGATTCGATCAAAGCGTCTGAGTTCTGCCGGATTTCCTCCGCGTGGTGAGTCGGTAGCCAGCGATTTACGTAGGGGTTCAATGATTCGCTGCGCATCCGTTCGGCTTTTTCGTAGCGCAGCCGGATAATCTCGTTATGGTCGGGAAGCATAGGGTCTACTGTGATGAGAGGAACTCCTCAATTTTCTTTGTGAGATTGTCCACGCGGCGCTTGACCTCTTCGGTGAGTCCCGCCTCCGCGTGAATGTCGTCCTTCAATGTAAGCAGATCTAATGCAATCAGGAAAGCGGACTGGATGGCAAGGCGACAACTATCAATCGTCGTCTGCGCGCTTTTGACCTCGCGCATCGTGTCGTCCACAATCTTTGCAGCCTTGCGAATCCGGTCGTGCTCGTGGGCAGGCGCACGCAGCTTGAACGTCTGCCCGTAGATCTGAATTTCGATCGCAACCGGATTATTTACCGATTCATTCATGCACGCCGCCACGATCAAGTTCTGCGATTTCGGTTTCTAACGTATCGATACGGTTGAGTATCACCTTCAAACGATCCTTCACCTCAGCTTCTTTCTGATCGCGGGCAGTCAACTCCTTCTCCAAATCTTGGATCCGTTCATGCAAACGCCGGTTTTCCTCATCTGTGACCTTTTTCTGTTCAGCAATCTGATAGAGCTCGCGATTGAGTCGCTGAAGCTCTGCAACACGTGCCTTTGCTTCTTCGACTTTTTGCATGAGTGCTTGGACTTTTTCTTCGAGTGCTTCAATGCGATCGAGCATCTTTACGCTGTCTCCACAACTTCAGTTGATTTTCGTTGAGGCTGGTGAAAGTTCTGAGCGCGTTCAAGAGAAATCTCAGAAGAAAATCAAGCCTTCTCAGCCAGGCGCGCCGCGGATTTTAATTGCACGGCCAGAGCGAGATGCCGCCGAGAGCGCTCTGGGGTGAGGTACGAAAGGATTGTCAAACTGTGTCTTCGTTATTACCTGAAACTATTGAGCGCCTCATTCATGAGCTGAGTCGTCTGCCGACCATCGGGCGCAAGTCCGCTCAGCGATTGGCGTTTCACCTCTTGCGCGCACCCGCTGATCATGCTCAGGCATTGGCAGAGGCGCTTCAGAAGCTTCATCGTACCGTGAAGCTCTGTGAACAGTGCTTTTTTTTGACCGAGACGCAACGATGCGCAATTTGCGAGGATCCTACGCGCGATGCAACGCTCTTATGTGTGGTAGAGGAACCCACCGACGTCCTCGCTTTCGAAAAAGCGGGCGTCTACAAAGGACTCTACCACGTCCTTCACGGGAAGCTCTCGCCGCTACACGGGATCATGCCAGAAAACCTTCGGATTCGAGAATTGACGGAGCGCCTTGAACGAGCGAATCCCCCTGTGCGCGAGCTTATTCTTGCATTGTCTCCCACCGTGGATGGCGATGCCACAGCTCTGTATGTGGCGAACGCTGTCTCAGGCAAAGTGGCAAAAGTTACCCGCTTGGGCGTAGGACTCTCGATTGGATCCTCTTTAGAATATGCCGACGAACTTACTCTTCAGCGTGCGTTAGAATCACGTCGAACCTTCGAGTAATCCCAAAACCGAGTGGCAACCTATTCCTCCAAAACCTCGATGCCGTGTTCCTTGAGTAGCTTCTCAACCTTGGACGGGGTTTGGACTCCAAGCACGGCAATCGCTCGATGGGCCTGCTTGCCAACGCACGTATAGATATAATCCAAATTGATCTTCGCATCTGCTAAGACACGCAAGGCGCGATCGAGTGCACCTGGCTCATCAATCAGCTTTACCGCAACGGCAGCGCCGGTTTCTGGGGCCAACCCCAGCTCCTCTAAAGCCGCTTCGGCTTTCTGAGGGGTGTCCACCACTAGCCGAACCCACCCGCGTTTGCCCGCACTCGAGGCCGTGATACCCCGGATGTTCACTTTCGCTTGCGCAAGGACAGTTGTAAGCCGCACTAACTGACCCGGCTGATTTGGGATCTGGACGGCGATTTCCGTTACCGACATGGTGCGCTCACCCATTGCATAATCTCGTGGGACCTCAACCGAGATCCAAGAAATTGCGAAAAACGCCAGAAGACAAGCAAAATTCACACAGGCTGGCGCCCAAAGATTATGATCACGCAGAGCTCGTTTCCATGCAATGTTGTTATGCTCACTTATTCCAACTGATTAGAAAAACGAACTGTCTTTACCCCGCAGGTATCTTTTTCTTGATTATCTTTCCGTGAAAGCTACTAAATTGCTACGGAGAAGGTTATGCGAAGCTGATACAAATCTAACTTAAGGAGACAACAATGAAGATTGCCCTGGAACTTGGAGAATCCCTTGATGTTGTTTTAATGAACAAAGAGCAAGTGGTGGGGACGTTAAGTTTGCAGATTCGAGGTCTTGCTCAAGCTGTCGCCCAGCCAAAAGCTCTGGCTGCAAAAGCTGCTGTGTCGGAAGCTCGCCCATCAGCTCCCGCCAAGAAAAAACGCACTATGTCCCCTGAAGCGCGCGAGAGACTCAGACAAGCACAGTTGCGTCGGTGGGCAAAAGTGAAGGGGGTACAGCAACAAGGAGGGGAGCAGGCATCGTCTGGCGGTGAAGGCGTACCTCCCCAACAGTAAAGAAACGACTTACTAAGTAAAGCAAGGCCCACTCGTGCAGGTGGAACGAGTGGGCCAGTTTTTCTGCCTTCTGCGCCAATAACTTCGGCTGGGGAAAGCCTAAAGTTCGATTTCAGAAGAACATGACTGCAGATAAGATAAGCCCTGCTAATACAAGGGTTAAGCTATAGAAGAAGAGCTTAAACAGTAAGGCATTGATATCCAGTTTGAGGAATCCGCAGATCCACACATTTTGCGTTGTTGTAGGATCCTGAAGCATACTAACAGATTTGATTGCTCCCATGGTTGCCGCGGCAGGCATGAAATTTGAGAATAGTCGCGCAACGCCCACCCCCAATCCCCATTCATTGAGCGGGCCACGGTAAAGGGCTAACGGTGAGGCTAAGAAGAAGAAGACAACATAGCTCACTGCACGCGTTGGAATGACATGAGCGAGGAGCGGGGTCAGGATAGCGTCCACTTTCGGGTGGGTTGCCGCCGAAACCAGCATTCCAATTCCCAACATTAGGATGACAGGGGCAGCAACGTCGCCAATGCCATCCATCATGGCTCGGCTAAGCCTTTGAAGGGCGCGCGGTCGGGGCGTCGTCAGATAGCCAAAAGCAAGTGCCGCAAGAAAGGCGGGTACGTAGGCGGTTCCAAAACCTAATAAGAGAATAAACAATAAAGGAGTAAGTGGCGTGAGCATATTCCAATACGTTGTCACCCGCCCCCTCTTATAGTACTCGTATTGGGTCTGAAGGATTGCCCAACCCAGAAGTAGCCACGTTGCCCATCGAAGGATTTGTAGTATTTTGGGCCACGTGACATCCCGAATCGCTGCAAGACGAGTGAATCCCTCACCGGTGGCCCCTACAAACATAGCAGCCGACCCGCTCCTTGACGCAGCAAAACCTCGCAGCGCCTCCCCAATTTGGCCAGCAAAACAAATCACGATGATCGGAATGAGAAATGCCACCAGAACCCCGATGGATACTGCAACAGTGCGCTTGGTCACTGGACTGCGCTTCATCCGGAGAAGCTCAATTGTGAGAAAAGCCAAAAGCACGACAGCCTGAATTGCTGCCCAAATCAAAAAATACCGCTGAGCCAGCGCTTCATCGACATTAAATTGATTGGCAGAGGTAGCCCAATAAGTCGGCGCAAGGGAGGTCCCGATTGGGAACGCCAACAGCATCATGCCCCCCACCGTTGCTGCGGGGATGCCCAGCGAGAGTAGTACCGGAAACATGAC
Coding sequences within it:
- a CDS encoding putative transporter protein; its protein translation is MAPKSTGAFLLSKAIVYTLLGGMFARFISDAQIAERIIKYAAEFGGENPFLVSLTMSAITVLIFTAIGGLPAIIMLGTVMFPVLLSLGIPAATVGGMMLLAFPIGTSLAPTYWATSANQFNVDEALAQRYFLIWAAIQAVVLLAFLTIELLRMKRSPVTKRTVAVSIGVLVAFLIPIIVICFAGQIGEALRGFAASRSGSAAMFVGATGEGFTRLAAIRDVTWPKILQILRWATWLLLGWAILQTQYEYYKRGRVTTYWNMLTPLTPLLFILLLGFGTAYVPAFLAALAFGYLTTPRPRALQRLSRAMMDGIGDVAAPVILMLGIGMLVSAATHPKVDAILTPLLAHVIPTRAVSYVVFFFLASPLALYRGPLNEWGLGVGVARLFSNFMPAAATMGAIKSVSMLQDPTTTQNVWICGFLKLDINALLFKLFFYSLTLVLAGLILSAVMFF
- a CDS encoding Amino acid-binding ACT, which translates into the protein MGERTMSVTEIAVQIPNQPGQLVRLTTVLAQAKVNIRGITASSAGKRGWVRLVVDTPQKAEAALEELGLAPETGAAVAVKLIDEPGALDRALRVLADAKINLDYIYTCVGKQAHRAIAVLGVQTPSKVEKLLKEHGIEVLEE